In one Streptomyces sp. T12 genomic region, the following are encoded:
- a CDS encoding Gfo/Idh/MocA family protein, producing MSETPAVSRRLLLGGAVATGALAAGMTTAAPGASAATEQVPRRRPGQKSMIGVPFEVHRTVRVGVIGLGNRGGGMVTGWAAVPGCTVTAVCDIRADRARGAADRLVSKGEPRPAEYGGSADSYARMLQRDDIDLVYVATPWEFHHEHGRAALQSGRHAVVELPVATELRQLWDLVDTSERTRKHLLLAENCSYGRNELAMLRMAHAGLFGDITNGHGGYLHDLRELLFSDTYYTDSWRRLWHTRSTASLYPMHGLAPIAAAMDINRGDRMTTLRATATAPRGLADYRERFIPRDHPSWKETYINGDLVTCLIETERGRVIRAEHEVSSPRPYSRINTLAGSRGIVEDYAGPAPTGARVYLEPDHGGHTWRDFADYRKEYDHWLWRKVGDDAANNGGHGGMDYVLQWRTVQLMRAGLVPDIDVYDSAAWCAAVPLSAASLARQGRPVEIPDFTRGAWAGKRPGLDSSPTDMPPAG from the coding sequence ATGTCCGAAACACCCGCTGTCTCACGCCGACTGCTCCTGGGCGGAGCCGTCGCCACCGGAGCGCTCGCGGCCGGGATGACCACCGCGGCACCGGGCGCGTCCGCCGCGACCGAACAGGTGCCCCGCCGCCGTCCCGGACAGAAGTCGATGATCGGCGTGCCGTTCGAGGTCCACAGAACCGTCCGCGTCGGTGTCATCGGCCTGGGCAACCGTGGCGGAGGCATGGTCACGGGATGGGCGGCCGTACCCGGCTGCACCGTGACCGCCGTCTGCGACATCCGCGCCGACCGCGCGCGAGGCGCCGCCGACCGGCTGGTGAGCAAGGGCGAGCCCCGCCCCGCCGAATACGGCGGATCAGCCGACTCCTACGCCCGGATGCTCCAGCGCGACGACATCGACCTGGTGTATGTCGCCACGCCGTGGGAGTTCCACCACGAGCACGGCAGAGCCGCGCTGCAAAGCGGCAGGCACGCCGTGGTGGAACTCCCCGTCGCGACCGAACTGCGCCAGTTGTGGGACCTGGTCGACACCTCCGAGCGCACCCGCAAGCACCTGCTCCTCGCCGAGAACTGCAGCTACGGGCGTAACGAGCTGGCCATGCTGAGGATGGCGCACGCCGGCCTGTTCGGCGACATCACCAACGGCCATGGCGGCTACCTCCACGACCTGCGCGAACTCCTCTTCTCAGACACGTACTACACCGACTCCTGGCGACGGCTGTGGCACACCCGCAGCACCGCGTCCCTGTACCCCATGCACGGGCTGGCCCCGATCGCGGCGGCCATGGACATCAACCGCGGCGACCGGATGACCACCCTGCGCGCCACCGCGACCGCGCCGAGGGGACTTGCCGACTACCGCGAGCGCTTCATCCCCCGGGACCACCCGTCCTGGAAGGAGACGTACATCAACGGTGACTTGGTCACCTGCCTCATCGAGACGGAGAGGGGCAGGGTCATCCGGGCCGAGCACGAGGTGAGTTCACCCCGGCCGTACAGCAGGATCAACACCCTCGCCGGCAGCCGCGGGATCGTCGAGGACTACGCCGGACCTGCCCCGACCGGCGCACGCGTCTATCTCGAACCGGACCACGGCGGCCACACCTGGCGCGACTTCGCCGACTACCGCAAGGAGTACGACCACTGGCTGTGGCGGAAGGTCGGCGACGACGCCGCGAACAACGGCGGTCACGGCGGCATGGACTACGTCCTGCAGTGGCGCACCGTCCAGCTGATGCGTGCCGGGCTGGTGCCCGACATCGACGTGTACGACTCTGCTGCCTGGTGCGCGGCGGTCCCCCTGAGCGCCGCGTCCCTGGCGAGGCAGGGCCGCCCGGTCGAGATCCCCGACTTCACCCGCGGCGCCTGGGCCGGCAAACGGCCCGGACTCGACTCCAGCCCCACGGACATGCCGCCCGCCGGCTGA
- a CDS encoding subtilase-type protease inhibitor, with protein sequence MPAHSAPAPAPASLYAPSALVMTTGHGEKAATATPERAVTVNCAYTTSGTHPDPRQACADLDRVNGDLDRLATLRGNEAAQICTREYRPIVVTVQGVWRGTRINYEHAFANPCIKETQGAAAFTF encoded by the coding sequence ATGCCTGCCCACAGCGCGCCCGCCCCCGCACCCGCCTCGCTGTACGCCCCCTCGGCGCTGGTCATGACCACTGGCCACGGAGAGAAGGCCGCCACCGCGACACCGGAGCGCGCGGTGACGGTGAACTGTGCGTACACCACCTCGGGAACTCACCCCGACCCGCGACAAGCCTGCGCGGATCTGGACCGCGTGAACGGGGACCTCGACCGCTTGGCCACACTCCGCGGGAATGAGGCGGCACAAATCTGCACCAGGGAATACCGCCCCATTGTCGTCACCGTTCAAGGTGTATGGCGTGGTACACGCATAAACTACGAGCACGCCTTCGCCAATCCTTGCATCAAGGAAACTCAAGGGGCTGCGGCATTTACCTTCTGA
- a CDS encoding response regulator transcription factor encodes MTPDRAPVRILVCDDHAVVRAGLLALLDSAPDIEVVGEAGTGEEALALAAKIAPDVVLMDLQLGEGIDGVETTRRLTSAPGSRAHVLVLTTYDTDADITRAIEAGATGYLLKAERPDELFAAIHAAAQGRTALSAPVASRVMANLRRPRPTLTDRERDILAQLARGIGNRDIARALYISEATVKTHLRRIYDKLGVDTRAGAVAVAKERRLLP; translated from the coding sequence ATGACCCCCGACCGCGCTCCCGTGCGGATCCTGGTCTGCGACGACCACGCCGTCGTACGGGCCGGGCTGCTCGCCCTGCTGGACAGCGCCCCGGACATCGAGGTCGTCGGCGAGGCCGGCACCGGCGAGGAGGCGCTCGCGCTGGCCGCGAAAATCGCCCCGGACGTGGTGCTGATGGACCTGCAGCTCGGTGAGGGCATCGACGGCGTGGAGACCACCCGCCGCCTCACCTCCGCGCCCGGCTCCCGCGCCCACGTCCTGGTCCTGACCACCTACGACACCGACGCCGACATCACCCGCGCCATCGAGGCGGGCGCCACCGGCTACCTGCTCAAGGCCGAACGCCCCGACGAGCTCTTCGCCGCGATCCACGCCGCCGCACAGGGACGTACCGCCCTGTCGGCACCGGTCGCCAGCCGCGTCATGGCCAACCTGCGCCGACCCCGCCCCACCCTCACCGACCGCGAACGCGACATCCTCGCCCAGCTCGCCCGAGGCATCGGCAACCGCGACATCGCCCGCGCCCTGTACATCAGCGAGGCCACGGTCAAGACCCACCTACGGCGCATCTACGACAAGCTCGGCGTCGACACGCGCGCGGGCGCGGTGGCGGTCGCGAAGGAGCGACGTCTGCTGCCGTGA
- a CDS encoding sensor histidine kinase, translating to MGNRPYEPDAVDTRWLGAVMHAAFFLLLGGALARFLLRHPGEPSTPWITALCVVLTVLHLLGPKAGDAGPRPTRRHTAWLALVVVVWMILVVLAPSFAWCAVPLFYTGLRTLPPRAALALVALLTVFVVAAQVQLAGRFDPNLVLAPPAVAALATAVFLQMERHTARQRVLIDDLIRTRHELAAAERRGGTLAERQRLSMEIHDTLAQGLSSQRMLLQAADRVWDSEPAKARAHVRTAASVAEHNLAEARRFVHDLAPADLARGGGLAQALRALAAREAGSGSGAHLAVRVHIDDDGRLPELPDRVQSALLRIAQGALANVREHAVADNATLTLTLLDDAVVLDVTDDGHGFDPTALPASPDAERGHGLPAMRARLRALGGTLTVESAPGEGTVLSAAVPLEAPR from the coding sequence ATGGGGAACCGGCCGTACGAACCGGACGCCGTGGACACCCGGTGGCTCGGCGCCGTGATGCACGCGGCGTTCTTCCTGCTGCTCGGCGGAGCGCTCGCCCGCTTCCTGCTGCGCCACCCCGGCGAACCGAGTACGCCGTGGATCACCGCGCTGTGCGTAGTGCTCACCGTGCTGCATCTGCTGGGCCCCAAGGCCGGTGACGCGGGCCCACGGCCCACTCGGCGGCACACGGCCTGGCTGGCGCTGGTCGTCGTGGTGTGGATGATCCTCGTCGTGCTCGCCCCCAGCTTCGCCTGGTGCGCGGTGCCCCTGTTCTACACCGGCCTGCGCACGCTGCCGCCGCGCGCGGCACTCGCGCTCGTGGCGCTCCTGACCGTGTTCGTCGTCGCCGCGCAGGTACAGCTCGCGGGCCGCTTCGACCCCAACCTGGTCCTCGCCCCGCCCGCCGTCGCCGCCCTCGCCACCGCCGTGTTCCTCCAGATGGAACGGCACACCGCACGCCAGCGCGTCCTGATCGACGACCTGATCCGCACCCGCCACGAACTCGCCGCCGCCGAACGCCGCGGGGGCACCCTCGCCGAACGCCAGCGGCTGTCCATGGAGATCCACGACACGCTCGCCCAGGGCCTGTCCAGCCAGCGGATGCTGCTCCAGGCGGCGGACCGGGTGTGGGACAGCGAACCGGCCAAGGCCCGCGCCCACGTCCGCACCGCCGCGTCCGTCGCCGAGCACAACCTCGCCGAGGCCCGGCGCTTCGTGCACGACCTGGCCCCCGCCGACCTCGCCCGCGGCGGCGGTCTCGCCCAGGCGCTGCGCGCCCTGGCCGCACGCGAGGCCGGTTCCGGTTCCGGGGCGCACCTCGCCGTGCGCGTCCACATCGACGACGACGGCCGACTCCCCGAGTTGCCCGACCGGGTCCAGTCCGCCCTGCTGCGCATCGCCCAGGGCGCCCTGGCCAACGTCCGTGAACACGCCGTCGCCGACAACGCCACGCTCACCCTCACCCTCCTCGACGACGCGGTTGTCCTGGACGTCACCGACGACGGCCACGGCTTCGACCCCACCGCACTGCCCGCCTCCCCAGACGCGGAACGCGGCCACGGACTGCCCGCGATGCGGGCCCGCCTACGTGCCCTCGGCGGCACCCTGACCGTCGAATCCGCTCCCGGCGAGGGCACCGTCCTGTCCGCCGCCGTCCCCCTGGAGGCGCCCCGATGA
- a CDS encoding heme-binding protein, which produces MNRVHKQFSRRARVATGGAVLAVVALAGFSAVSANASAPASAPAATTSAVAPDRATTTSTHLTIDAATKAAQAALDAAEKENQRVTVAVVDRNGNTIVTLRGDGAGPQSYESAERKAFTAVAWNAPTSQLAERLAQAPNLKDIPGTLFLAGGVPVTADKAPIAGIGVAGAPSGALDEKFAQAGADAIAR; this is translated from the coding sequence ATGAACCGAGTGCACAAGCAGTTCTCCCGCCGTGCCCGCGTCGCCACCGGCGGCGCCGTGCTCGCCGTCGTCGCCCTGGCGGGCTTCAGCGCGGTGTCCGCGAACGCCTCGGCACCCGCCTCGGCGCCCGCCGCCACCACCTCGGCCGTTGCCCCGGACCGGGCCACGACCACCTCCACCCACCTGACGATCGACGCCGCCACCAAGGCCGCGCAGGCCGCGCTCGACGCCGCCGAGAAGGAGAACCAGCGCGTCACGGTCGCCGTCGTCGACCGCAACGGCAACACGATCGTCACCCTGCGCGGCGACGGCGCCGGACCGCAGTCCTACGAGTCCGCCGAGCGCAAGGCGTTCACCGCGGTCGCCTGGAACGCCCCCACCTCCCAGCTGGCCGAGCGCCTGGCACAGGCCCCCAACCTCAAGGACATCCCCGGCACCCTGTTCCTGGCGGGCGGCGTCCCCGTCACCGCCGACAAGGCGCCGATCGCCGGCATCGGCGTCGCGGGCGCCCCGTCCGGCGCGCTGGACGAGAAGTTCGCGCAGGCGGGGGCGGACGCGATCGCTCGCTAG
- a CDS encoding TetR/AcrR family transcriptional regulator codes for MGKAGTKGVSRADRELQIVDVAVEEFGRHGYAGVSVAAVARRAGISKPLIYSYFDSKDGLYLACVHHVGALLVDSVAAARSRSGSTGHAVDTLTAIFTAVEHCRYAWSVLYDPALPPAGEMRDAVNRYRERLAAMGAAGAAQLLAGAGQDDPLDHDLLNHVWQHAVTAVMRWWFEHPDQNTSEMTARCARLLMALGTG; via the coding sequence ATGGGCAAGGCCGGAACCAAGGGCGTCTCCCGCGCCGATCGGGAGCTGCAGATCGTCGACGTGGCCGTGGAGGAGTTCGGCAGACACGGCTACGCAGGCGTGTCCGTCGCCGCCGTCGCACGGCGCGCGGGCATCTCCAAGCCCCTCATCTACAGCTACTTCGACTCCAAGGACGGCCTGTACCTCGCCTGCGTCCACCATGTCGGCGCCCTCTTGGTGGACTCGGTGGCCGCCGCCCGGTCCCGCAGCGGATCGACCGGTCACGCCGTCGACACGCTCACTGCGATCTTCACCGCGGTCGAGCACTGCCGGTATGCCTGGTCCGTCCTCTACGACCCGGCTCTGCCCCCGGCCGGCGAGATGCGCGACGCCGTGAACCGCTACCGTGAGCGCCTCGCCGCCATGGGCGCCGCCGGTGCCGCGCAGCTGCTGGCCGGTGCCGGACAGGACGACCCGCTCGACCACGACCTGCTCAACCACGTGTGGCAGCACGCCGTCACAGCCGTGATGCGCTGGTGGTTCGAGCACCCGGATCAGAACACGTCCGAGATGACGGCCCGTTGTGCCCGCCTCCTCATGGCCCTCGGCACCGGCTGA
- a CDS encoding FAD-binding oxidoreductase translates to MPGELTAHEPPSVASLDLPGPRVAPPASLAGVCSADPADRAAHAHGKAFRDVVRNLHGDLRHVPDLVARPRDERDVTDLLDWCTREGIAVVPFGGGSSVVGGVEARCDDHPAVVTVDLERLSRVLEIDATSRAARIQAGVFGPQLEDQLRPHGLTLRHFPQSFEFSTLGGWLATRAGGHYATLYTHIDDLLESMRVVTPVGISESRRLPGSGAGPSPDRLFLGSEGTLGIITEAWMRLQERPRWRAGTSVRFSDYESAVAATRAVAQSGLNPANCRLLDATEALINAGVSVGGGVLVLAFESADHPVRAGLERAVELCRDHGGEPSADAAGRSDGDARGESVGDVRGESAAETWRSSFLRMPYQRDALARHSVIAETFETACTWDRFGALHEAVTEAARRALAEVAGTGVIACRFTHVYPDGPAPYFSVYAPGRWGSIVSQWDHIKAAVSEAIAESGGTITHHHAVGRDHRPWYDRQRPGPFAAALTAAKSALDPAGVLNPGVLLPAR, encoded by the coding sequence ATGCCGGGCGAGCTGACGGCCCACGAGCCGCCCAGCGTCGCCTCGCTCGATCTGCCCGGGCCGCGCGTGGCTCCCCCGGCCTCCCTGGCCGGCGTGTGCTCCGCCGATCCGGCCGACCGGGCCGCGCACGCGCATGGCAAGGCGTTCCGGGACGTGGTGCGCAATCTGCACGGGGACCTGCGCCATGTACCGGACCTCGTCGCCCGCCCCCGTGACGAGCGCGACGTGACCGACCTGCTCGACTGGTGCACTCGCGAGGGCATCGCGGTGGTCCCGTTCGGCGGCGGCAGTTCGGTGGTGGGCGGTGTCGAGGCGCGGTGCGACGACCACCCCGCCGTCGTCACCGTCGACCTCGAGCGTCTGAGCAGGGTCCTGGAGATCGACGCCACCAGTCGTGCCGCGCGGATCCAGGCGGGCGTGTTCGGCCCGCAGCTGGAAGACCAACTGAGGCCGCACGGCCTGACCTTGCGGCACTTTCCGCAGTCCTTCGAGTTCTCCACTCTGGGCGGCTGGCTCGCCACCCGGGCGGGCGGGCACTACGCGACGCTGTACACGCACATCGACGACCTGCTCGAATCGATGCGTGTGGTGACACCCGTCGGGATCAGCGAGTCGCGGCGGCTGCCGGGCTCGGGTGCCGGACCGTCACCGGACCGGCTCTTCCTGGGCAGTGAGGGAACGCTGGGGATCATCACCGAGGCATGGATGCGTCTGCAGGAGCGCCCGCGTTGGCGCGCCGGTACCTCCGTGCGGTTCAGCGACTACGAATCGGCGGTGGCGGCCACCCGGGCCGTCGCGCAGAGCGGGCTGAACCCGGCGAACTGCCGTCTGCTCGACGCGACCGAGGCGCTGATCAACGCCGGCGTGAGCGTCGGCGGCGGCGTCCTCGTCCTCGCCTTCGAGTCGGCGGACCACCCGGTGCGCGCCGGTCTGGAGCGAGCGGTGGAACTGTGCCGGGACCACGGCGGCGAGCCGTCCGCCGACGCTGCGGGAAGGTCTGATGGCGACGCGCGAGGTGAGTCCGTCGGCGACGTGCGCGGCGAGTCCGCCGCCGAGACATGGCGCTCGTCGTTCCTGCGGATGCCTTACCAACGGGACGCGCTGGCTCGCCACTCGGTGATCGCCGAGACCTTCGAGACGGCCTGCACCTGGGACAGGTTCGGCGCACTGCATGAGGCGGTCACCGAGGCGGCACGGCGGGCTCTCGCCGAGGTCGCGGGGACGGGGGTGATCGCGTGCCGCTTCACCCATGTCTACCCGGACGGCCCGGCGCCGTACTTCAGTGTGTACGCGCCCGGCCGCTGGGGCAGCATCGTCAGCCAGTGGGACCACATCAAGGCCGCGGTCTCCGAGGCGATCGCGGAAAGCGGCGGCACGATCACCCATCACCACGCGGTCGGCCGCGATCACCGGCCCTGGTACGACCGCCAGCGCCCCGGCCCCTTCGCCGCCGCGCTCACCGCCGCCAAGTCCGCTCTCGACCCGGCCGGCGTCCTCAATCCCGGAGTGCTGCTGCCGGCGCGGTGA
- a CDS encoding VC0807 family protein — translation MTTNTGTSIKGSATNGRRAVRNFAPLLIDVAVPLGAYYLLKNGFGMSTLMALGLSSIVPAVRTGWGVVKAREVNGLAALILFVNVVSVLLGFVAGDPRLMIAKDSAVSSTIGIGIIVSVALGKPMMTAGMKPWVVKGDPGREAAWARLHAGSVRFRRAERVFSLVWGGVLLAECVVRVVGAYTLPVDTMVWVGNVIMVVAMGVGFLVGGALGAGPMARMVIAEAKSEAKTKEEGEGEGETEAGRPVESFEGDLDSAGLATAQQS, via the coding sequence ATGACGACGAACACGGGGACCAGCATCAAGGGAAGTGCCACCAACGGCCGGCGTGCGGTGCGGAATTTCGCGCCGCTGCTCATCGATGTGGCGGTGCCCCTCGGGGCGTACTACCTCCTGAAGAACGGCTTCGGGATGAGCACGCTGATGGCGCTCGGCCTGAGCAGTATCGTGCCGGCCGTGCGGACCGGGTGGGGCGTGGTGAAGGCGCGCGAGGTCAACGGGCTGGCGGCCCTCATCCTGTTCGTGAACGTCGTGTCTGTGCTGCTCGGCTTCGTGGCCGGTGACCCGCGGTTGATGATCGCCAAGGACAGCGCGGTCAGCAGCACGATCGGGATCGGGATCATCGTGTCCGTGGCGCTCGGCAAGCCGATGATGACGGCCGGTATGAAGCCCTGGGTGGTGAAGGGGGACCCGGGCCGGGAGGCCGCGTGGGCGCGGCTGCACGCCGGGTCGGTGCGGTTTCGGCGGGCCGAGCGGGTGTTCTCGCTGGTGTGGGGTGGCGTACTGCTCGCGGAGTGCGTGGTGCGGGTCGTGGGGGCCTACACGCTGCCGGTGGACACCATGGTGTGGGTCGGCAATGTGATCATGGTCGTCGCCATGGGGGTGGGCTTCCTGGTCGGCGGTGCGCTGGGCGCCGGTCCGATGGCTCGGATGGTCATCGCGGAGGCGAAGTCGGAGGCGAAGACCAAGGAGGAGGGCGAGGGGGAGGGGGAGACTGAGGCTGGTCGGCCCGTCGAGTCCTTCGAGGGCGATCTCGACTCCGCCGGCCTCGCCACCGCCCAGCAGAGCTGA
- a CDS encoding NAD(P)/FAD-dependent oxidoreductase, producing the protein MGGSLAGMLAAHVLAGHADRVTVVERDRFPDGTRPRPGVPQGRHPHVLLEAGQVALESLLPAILAELRAAGAPRVGMPSDMVLWQNGRWFRRTPATTHIYTGSRAQLEELVRRRVLANPVIGVEEGTDVVGLLGDASRVRGVVLRDRSGDARGEQRALEADLVVDASGSGTKALQWLTSIGAEVPHEETIDTGLAYASRIYRGKSGVLDGDTLGYYVYPSPDQVHAGGALPLEDGSHLVIVSGLRGDEPPTGDDEFVTYTKRLPHPLLHRWLDEAEPLSPAFGYRRTANVRRRYDVPGSGPAGFVATGDALCTFNPIYGQGMAVAAMSAVALRDALSDPRRTPTTRRVQQALLAASRQAWDISAGADRKMPGAIGNAVAGRPADRAADWYLGRVQECATGDPVVGRAFRSVLTLSAPVTALFAPPVARAVLFRPPATTPAEPPATPEEPGA; encoded by the coding sequence GTGGGCGGGAGTCTCGCGGGGATGCTCGCGGCGCACGTTCTGGCTGGGCACGCCGACCGGGTGACCGTCGTGGAGCGCGACCGGTTCCCGGACGGGACGAGGCCGCGGCCGGGCGTCCCCCAGGGCAGGCATCCGCACGTCCTGCTGGAGGCCGGGCAGGTGGCCCTGGAGTCGCTGCTGCCAGCCATCCTGGCGGAGCTACGGGCCGCGGGGGCGCCGCGGGTGGGCATGCCCTCGGACATGGTGCTGTGGCAGAACGGCCGCTGGTTCCGCCGGACGCCCGCCACGACACACATCTACACCGGTTCCCGCGCGCAACTCGAGGAGCTGGTGCGGCGGCGGGTCCTGGCCAATCCCGTGATCGGCGTGGAGGAGGGGACCGATGTCGTAGGGCTCCTCGGCGACGCCTCACGCGTGCGGGGCGTGGTGCTGCGGGACCGCTCCGGCGACGCCCGCGGGGAGCAGCGGGCCCTGGAGGCCGACCTGGTCGTCGACGCCTCCGGCAGCGGCACGAAGGCCCTGCAGTGGCTCACGTCGATCGGGGCCGAGGTCCCGCACGAGGAGACCATCGACACGGGGCTTGCCTACGCCTCGCGCATCTACCGCGGCAAGAGCGGCGTCCTCGACGGTGACACCCTCGGCTACTACGTCTACCCGAGCCCCGACCAGGTCCACGCCGGCGGTGCGCTGCCGCTGGAGGACGGCAGCCATCTGGTCATCGTCTCGGGGCTGCGCGGTGACGAACCGCCCACGGGCGACGACGAGTTCGTGACGTACACCAAGAGGCTGCCGCATCCGCTTCTGCACCGGTGGCTGGACGAGGCCGAACCGCTCTCGCCGGCGTTCGGCTACCGGCGGACCGCCAATGTCCGCCGCCGCTACGACGTGCCCGGCAGTGGCCCGGCCGGCTTCGTCGCCACCGGCGACGCCCTGTGCACCTTCAACCCGATCTACGGGCAGGGCATGGCCGTCGCCGCGATGAGCGCGGTCGCTCTGCGCGATGCACTGTCCGATCCACGCCGGACCCCCACGACGCGGCGCGTGCAGCAGGCACTCCTCGCGGCGTCCCGGCAGGCGTGGGACATCTCCGCCGGGGCGGACCGCAAGATGCCGGGCGCGATCGGCAACGCGGTGGCCGGCAGGCCCGCGGACCGCGCCGCCGACTGGTACCTGGGGCGCGTCCAGGAGTGCGCTACCGGCGACCCCGTCGTAGGGCGCGCCTTCCGCTCCGTACTGACCCTCTCCGCACCCGTCACCGCCCTGTTCGCCCCGCCTGTAGCCCGAGCCGTCCTCTTCCGCCCGCCGGCTACGACCCCTGCCGAGCCGCCGGCGACACCGGAGGAACCGGGGGCCTGA
- a CDS encoding class I SAM-dependent methyltransferase has protein sequence MSVQQYDEIGEAFEGFKSLPLTRYGEVPSFLAMVGDVRGKSVLDLASGTGFYSREFKRRGAAEVLGIDISGEMVAAAQKLEELDPLGVRYEVGDVSELRPLERHFDLAIGVQLLNYSRDMEDLERMCRNVHRSLVPGAEFFVLAQSPDYQPDAQSLEKYGFRCEPTGEEIETGPRFRVTALLDPPISIVSTALRREVYETCLRAAGFGEVTWVPLEVSDAGVREFGADFWADFRANPPLEMLRCRA, from the coding sequence GTGAGCGTGCAGCAGTACGACGAGATCGGTGAGGCGTTCGAGGGCTTCAAGTCCCTTCCACTGACGCGGTACGGGGAGGTGCCCAGCTTCCTGGCCATGGTCGGGGACGTGCGCGGCAAGTCGGTCCTCGACCTCGCCTCCGGCACCGGTTTCTACAGCAGGGAGTTCAAGCGGCGCGGCGCCGCGGAGGTGCTCGGCATCGACATCTCCGGTGAAATGGTCGCCGCCGCACAGAAGTTGGAGGAGCTCGATCCGCTGGGTGTGCGCTACGAGGTGGGCGATGTCTCCGAACTGCGGCCCCTTGAGCGGCACTTCGACCTCGCCATCGGGGTCCAGCTGCTCAACTACTCCCGGGACATGGAGGACTTGGAGCGGATGTGCCGCAACGTGCACCGGAGCCTGGTGCCCGGCGCCGAGTTCTTCGTGCTCGCCCAGTCACCCGACTACCAACCCGACGCGCAGTCCCTGGAGAAGTACGGCTTCCGCTGCGAGCCGACCGGCGAGGAGATCGAGACCGGACCGCGCTTCCGGGTCACGGCGCTGCTCGACCCGCCGATCAGCATCGTCAGCACCGCCCTGCGCCGCGAGGTCTACGAAACGTGTCTGCGGGCGGCCGGATTCGGCGAGGTGACCTGGGTCCCACTGGAGGTGTCCGACGCCGGAGTACGCGAGTTCGGTGCGGACTTCTGGGCGGACTTCCGCGCCAACCCGCCACTGGAGATGCTGCGCTGCCGCGCCTGA
- a CDS encoding DUF1206 domain-containing protein has translation MDTSALAWTGRFRARRAARGSVTEGAARAGLAARGVIYLLVGALALQIAFGDTNEQADRAGALAELLQKPFGALLLWALGIGLVGMALWRLSEALFGSVGQDGRSARKRLLATVRCAFYVFVACSVLSFAASRNQSGGGSSDQQSRDATARALELPAGEWLVGAAGIAVVVAGGWIGVRAVLRKYHDKLRLGRMSHRTRQLVDVTGVAGGAARGLVFAGAGVFAVRAAIAYEADQAKGLDDTLRAFADTPLGPWLLVCVAAGLMLFGLFSFAMARWRKV, from the coding sequence ATGGACACGAGTGCGTTGGCATGGACCGGACGGTTCCGGGCACGGCGGGCGGCGCGGGGTTCGGTCACCGAGGGGGCGGCGCGGGCCGGCCTCGCCGCCCGGGGTGTGATCTATCTGCTCGTCGGTGCGCTGGCGCTGCAGATCGCCTTCGGCGACACGAACGAGCAGGCCGACCGCGCAGGAGCCTTGGCCGAACTGTTGCAGAAGCCGTTCGGCGCGCTGCTGCTGTGGGCGCTGGGCATCGGACTCGTCGGCATGGCCCTGTGGCGGCTGTCCGAGGCGCTCTTCGGCTCCGTCGGGCAGGACGGCCGCAGCGCGCGCAAGCGGCTGCTGGCGACCGTGCGCTGTGCGTTCTACGTCTTCGTCGCCTGTTCCGTGCTGTCGTTCGCGGCGAGCCGGAACCAGAGCGGCGGCGGATCCAGCGACCAGCAGTCCCGGGACGCCACCGCCAGGGCCCTGGAGCTGCCCGCCGGCGAGTGGCTGGTCGGCGCGGCCGGGATCGCCGTAGTCGTGGCCGGCGGCTGGATCGGCGTACGGGCGGTCCTGCGCAAGTACCACGACAAGCTCAGGCTCGGGCGGATGAGCCACCGGACACGGCAGCTGGTGGACGTCACCGGCGTGGCCGGCGGCGCCGCCCGCGGGCTGGTGTTCGCCGGGGCCGGCGTCTTCGCCGTCCGCGCGGCCATCGCCTACGAAGCCGACCAGGCCAAGGGGCTGGACGACACGCTGCGTGCCTTCGCCGACACGCCGCTGGGCCCCTGGCTGCTGGTCTGCGTCGCGGCCGGGCTGATGCTGTTCGGTTTGTTCTCTTTCGCGATGGCCCGCTGGCGAAAGGTCTGA